One window of Salegentibacter sp. Hel_I_6 genomic DNA carries:
- a CDS encoding GNAT family N-acetyltransferase has translation MKYLLTGEETQRLKFRLVQPEDFDSWVSLFNAKDIAKHLDLDSALSEHELCKIWFKKVFYRYDNSLGGMNALIDKKTNRLIGQCGLLIQTIENMERLEIGYSILPEFWHQGFAIEAAIKCRNFAFENNYADSLISMIHIDNLASEKVALRNGMSFEKRIKNFNIFQISR, from the coding sequence ATGAAATATCTACTTACAGGGGAGGAAACCCAAAGGCTTAAATTCCGGCTAGTACAACCGGAAGATTTTGATTCTTGGGTAAGTTTATTTAATGCAAAAGATATAGCAAAACACTTAGATCTTGATTCAGCATTGTCAGAACATGAATTATGTAAGATTTGGTTTAAAAAGGTTTTTTATAGATACGATAATAGTTTAGGAGGAATGAATGCCCTGATAGACAAGAAAACAAATCGACTCATCGGTCAATGTGGACTATTAATTCAAACTATTGAAAATATGGAAAGACTTGAAATTGGGTATTCTATTCTTCCGGAATTTTGGCATCAGGGCTTTGCTATAGAAGCAGCAATAAAATGTCGAAATTTTGCCTTTGAGAATAATTATGCTGATTCCCTAATTTCAATGATTCATATAGACAATTTGGCTTCTGAAAAAGTTGCATTAAGAAACGGAATGTCTTTCGAAAAAAGGATAAAAAATTTTAATATTTTTCAAATTAGT